The proteins below come from a single Acidobacteriota bacterium genomic window:
- a CDS encoding TonB family protein yields the protein MNGKKILVIDFDQSFLQFMTENLAKQGFQVLTATDGFSGFWKYKAEAPDLVLSEILLPKLHGFELCSRIHADTEKKTPVIFITGVQKDESYRKEAMETFGAVDYFDKPVNISAVLSVIRRVLEMPGETAEPAAETAKPAPPQPEAEPPAKETTPVEPPDPPAETQISAPTMEKPKPKRRTTDITDIDALLKGTLDEIGFKRTEKTTKTALPKIPTPPPSPVPPPAAARATGRPTTRSVETQPRIQTEDRVRKTTGSIPIEKADIFDTYKESSDKKGFPIVPIAGGVIVVAAALFFFVLKPGEKTTSNTSSAASLAAQAIAQQAERVAESEVPAEAEIEESVPEQEAPPPVEKPAPTPAKSEPAPAKAEPERKPAPTPEPAAILALPEASLAVDKPAPSKPEAKAPPVKSQAEEPSVKAGDIVPLQNVDVEPQLLKSVQPVYPESARRFRIEGTVVVNMLISETGEVIDARTVRGIKGYPAFEKVAESAVRKWRFRPATKDGVAVKVWKVESFKFTPS from the coding sequence ATGAACGGAAAGAAAATTCTTGTCATTGATTTCGATCAATCTTTTCTCCAATTCATGACCGAGAATCTGGCCAAGCAGGGATTTCAGGTCCTGACGGCCACCGACGGTTTTTCGGGTTTCTGGAAGTATAAGGCCGAGGCGCCTGATTTGGTGCTGAGCGAAATTCTCCTTCCCAAACTCCATGGATTTGAACTCTGCTCCCGGATTCATGCCGACACGGAAAAGAAAACCCCGGTCATTTTCATCACCGGTGTCCAAAAAGACGAAAGTTACCGGAAAGAAGCCATGGAGACGTTCGGCGCGGTGGACTATTTCGACAAACCCGTCAACATCTCCGCCGTATTATCCGTGATCCGGAGAGTCCTCGAAATGCCGGGGGAAACCGCGGAGCCCGCGGCTGAAACCGCAAAACCCGCCCCGCCCCAGCCCGAGGCCGAGCCTCCCGCCAAAGAGACCACGCCGGTCGAGCCGCCGGACCCGCCCGCCGAAACTCAGATCTCTGCCCCAACCATGGAAAAACCGAAACCCAAGAGACGCACAACCGATATCACGGATATCGATGCCCTCCTGAAAGGCACCCTGGATGAAATCGGTTTCAAGAGGACAGAAAAGACGACAAAGACGGCACTACCCAAAATCCCGACTCCTCCGCCGTCGCCTGTTCCGCCACCCGCCGCGGCCCGGGCGACCGGAAGACCCACCACGAGAAGCGTCGAAACTCAACCGCGAATCCAAACAGAAGATCGGGTCAGGAAAACTACCGGTTCGATTCCCATCGAAAAGGCCGATATTTTCGACACCTACAAAGAATCTTCCGATAAGAAGGGCTTTCCCATTGTTCCCATCGCCGGGGGCGTCATCGTCGTTGCCGCGGCCCTGTTTTTCTTCGTATTGAAACCCGGAGAAAAAACCACGTCAAACACATCCTCCGCTGCCTCTCTCGCGGCGCAAGCCATCGCCCAACAGGCCGAAAGGGTCGCCGAGTCCGAAGTGCCGGCCGAAGCCGAAATCGAAGAATCCGTCCCGGAACAGGAAGCGCCTCCGCCGGTGGAAAAACCTGCGCCGACCCCGGCGAAATCCGAACCCGCCCCGGCAAAAGCCGAGCCCGAGAGAAAACCGGCTCCCACCCCGGAACCGGCGGCCATTCTCGCCTTGCCCGAAGCCTCCCTGGCCGTGGATAAACCCGCCCCATCCAAACCGGAGGCGAAAGCCCCTCCGGTTAAATCTCAAGCGGAGGAACCTTCCGTCAAGGCCGGCGACATCGTGCCGCTGCAAAACGTCGATGTCGAACCTCAGCTTCTCAAATCCGTCCAGCCCGTCTACCCTGAATCCGCCCGGCGGTTCCGCATCGAAGGCACGGTGGTCGTCAACATGCTCATCTCGGAAACGGGCGAGGTCATCGATGCCCGGACCGTTCGCGGCATCAAGGGATATCCCGCGTTTGAAAAAGTCGCCGAGAGCGCCGTCCGGAAATGGAGATTCCGCCCCGCGACAAAGGACGGCGTTGCCGTCAAAGTCTGGAAGGTCGAAAGTTTCAAGTTTACACCCAGCTAG
- a CDS encoding glycoside hydrolase family 38 C-terminal domain-containing protein, giving the protein MKHRRLHLVCNAHLDPVWLWEWEEGAGEALSTFRTAAGFCETEKRYVFCHNEAVLYRWVEEYEPALFARIRRLVRRGRWHIMGGWYLQPDCNLPSGESFVRQILLGKTYFAERFGVDVDTACNLDPFGHTRGLVQILAKSGFRAYLFCRPGKDELPLESDTFVWVGYDGSEVLAERASAHYNSERGRAAAKIEAWTAAHPDRKLSLLLWGVGNHGGGASRRDLSEINKLIKRKTGWTIRHSTPQSYFREVEKERTALPRLEKDLNPWAVGCYTSMAAVKRKHRLLESELFATEKIVSPAWAQGLIPYPETELKAASEDLAFAQFHDLLPGSSIPAGEEGCLRIMDHGLEILSRVRARAFFALCSGQKPARRNEIPIFILNPHPFRIRTVVECEFEPHEPDFQSGYLAPVVSGRAGRIPSQPEREESNLSVEWRKKAVFTAVLEPARLNRFSCRLERLPERPKSRVKARNGLFSFQNAERSLAVSARSGLIETWTVRGRNLIAGKAFQPLVISDNLDSWGMKVRRFRDVEGRFKLLSEKEARAFAGVSGKAPFLPVRVIEDGPVRTVVEALFGRGCSRLAVRYKIPREGTEFEAEIRVFWAEKDRMLKLSLPFVPSRSFFAGQVAYGWDRLPSDGDEAVFQKWAAVLSENDDWAATVINDGIYGGDFHNGELRVSLLRSPAYAADPMPGKNPPADDRHSPRQDQGMRTFRFWLNAGPLRERLDAVDREALVRNEKPFVLSCFPPGTGRRSLSGPVLSDDVVQIAALKKADNGRFLVIRLFEPTGRPRKTTLSLPFSGVKTRLRLGGFEIKTLLFDMKSKTFREADLLENPLGDAP; this is encoded by the coding sequence ATGAAACACCGCCGTCTTCACCTCGTCTGCAACGCCCACCTCGACCCCGTCTGGCTCTGGGAATGGGAAGAGGGCGCCGGCGAAGCCCTCTCGACCTTCCGAACGGCGGCCGGTTTCTGCGAGACGGAAAAGAGGTACGTCTTCTGTCACAACGAGGCCGTCCTCTACCGATGGGTCGAGGAGTATGAACCGGCCCTGTTCGCGCGCATCCGCCGATTGGTCCGCAGGGGCCGCTGGCACATCATGGGCGGCTGGTATCTCCAACCCGACTGCAACCTTCCGAGCGGCGAGTCCTTCGTCCGGCAGATTCTTCTCGGCAAAACCTACTTCGCGGAACGTTTCGGCGTCGATGTCGACACGGCCTGCAACCTCGACCCGTTCGGCCACACCCGCGGTCTCGTCCAGATCCTGGCCAAGAGCGGCTTCCGAGCCTATCTGTTCTGCCGGCCGGGAAAAGACGAACTTCCGCTGGAATCGGACACCTTCGTCTGGGTCGGCTACGACGGATCGGAAGTTCTGGCCGAAAGAGCCTCGGCCCACTACAATTCGGAACGGGGGCGCGCGGCCGCCAAGATCGAGGCCTGGACGGCCGCCCATCCGGACCGGAAACTGAGCTTACTTCTCTGGGGCGTCGGAAATCACGGCGGCGGAGCATCCCGGCGGGATCTCTCGGAAATCAATAAGCTCATCAAACGCAAGACCGGATGGACCATCCGTCATTCGACTCCCCAGTCCTATTTCCGCGAAGTCGAAAAGGAAAGGACGGCCCTGCCCCGCCTCGAAAAAGACCTCAATCCCTGGGCCGTGGGGTGTTACACCTCGATGGCCGCGGTCAAAAGAAAACACCGTCTTCTCGAAAGCGAACTCTTCGCGACCGAAAAGATTGTCTCCCCGGCCTGGGCGCAGGGACTGATCCCTTATCCGGAGACCGAGCTCAAGGCGGCCTCCGAAGACCTGGCCTTCGCCCAGTTCCACGATCTACTGCCGGGTTCCTCCATCCCGGCCGGCGAGGAGGGGTGTCTCCGGATCATGGATCACGGCCTGGAGATCTTGTCCCGGGTCCGAGCCCGGGCCTTTTTCGCCCTGTGTTCCGGACAGAAGCCGGCCCGCCGCAACGAAATCCCCATCTTCATCCTCAATCCACATCCCTTTCGCATCCGGACCGTCGTCGAATGTGAATTCGAACCCCACGAGCCGGATTTCCAATCCGGCTATCTGGCTCCCGTGGTCTCCGGGCGAGCCGGTCGGATCCCATCTCAACCCGAAAGGGAGGAGAGCAACCTGTCCGTCGAATGGCGAAAAAAGGCGGTTTTTACGGCCGTCCTCGAGCCGGCCCGGCTGAACCGCTTCTCCTGCCGTCTCGAACGCCTGCCGGAACGGCCGAAGTCCCGGGTGAAAGCCCGGAATGGTCTTTTCTCTTTTCAAAACGCGGAGAGGTCGCTCGCCGTCAGTGCCCGAAGCGGCCTCATCGAAACATGGACCGTCCGCGGCCGAAACCTGATCGCCGGAAAAGCGTTTCAACCGCTCGTCATAAGCGACAACCTGGATTCCTGGGGGATGAAAGTCCGCCGGTTCCGGGATGTCGAGGGACGTTTCAAACTCCTTTCGGAAAAGGAGGCCCGCGCCTTCGCCGGCGTCTCCGGAAAAGCGCCGTTTCTCCCCGTCCGGGTGATCGAAGACGGCCCCGTCAGGACGGTCGTCGAAGCCCTTTTCGGCCGGGGGTGTTCGCGCCTGGCTGTCCGCTACAAAATCCCAAGGGAAGGAACGGAGTTCGAAGCCGAAATCCGGGTTTTCTGGGCCGAAAAAGACCGGATGCTCAAGCTGAGCCTGCCGTTCGTTCCGAGTCGAAGTTTTTTCGCCGGACAGGTCGCCTACGGATGGGATCGCCTGCCTTCGGACGGTGACGAGGCGGTTTTCCAGAAATGGGCGGCCGTCCTTTCGGAAAATGACGATTGGGCGGCGACCGTCATCAACGACGGCATTTACGGCGGCGACTTCCACAACGGCGAGCTTCGGGTTTCTCTGCTCCGGTCCCCGGCCTACGCCGCCGATCCCATGCCCGGAAAAAATCCACCGGCCGACGACCGCCATTCACCCCGGCAGGACCAGGGCATGAGAACCTTCCGGTTCTGGCTGAATGCCGGTCCGCTGCGGGAGCGGCTGGACGCCGTCGACCGCGAAGCCCTGGTCCGAAACGAAAAGCCTTTTGTCTTGTCTTGTTTTCCGCCGGGAACAGGACGCCGGTCCCTCTCCGGACCGGTCCTGAGCGACGACGTCGTCCAAATCGCGGCCTTGAAAAAAGCGGATAACGGCCGCTTTTTGGTCATCCGGCTTTTCGAACCGACCGGCCGGCCCAGGAAAACGACGCTCTCGCTGCCTTTTTCGGGGGTAAAAACGCGTCTGCGGCTCGGCGGGTTCGAAATTAAAACCCTGCTTTTCGATATGAAATCGAAAACATTCCGGGAGGCCGATCTCCTGGAAAATCCTCTTGGAGACGCCCCGTAA
- a CDS encoding prolyl oligopeptidase family serine peptidase: MRNLCGNRRIAVTAICLLLCVGWAAAATEKKPLTFEDMMRFRSIVRPAISEDGAWVAYAAQPDRGDGEAVVRNTRNEKTFVIPRGTNPVLSKNGLWAAAVVSPPAVEIEKAAKDRPKPGLALINLTTGEMSAWERVEDFSFSDDSRWIGFRIFPEERKDKPEASAPAEKDSKRDSGRTLVLRRLADGEEIRIDDVASYSFAPDSGRLVYAVAKTGGKDNGLIARDLAAAASSETRLHASDGTVYRNLSWTRDGARLAFLAGAQDDGGRIEACNLYIWATGGASSPEPAVKAGLPKDWIFPAVNEISWTRDGKRLFVGLRPGGKPEDPERPEGGKKEDGEALLFDKATILEKREVDVWHWNDPLIVTHQKKIWPRLKDRTFRAVWHLETRRLVPLAGEDMPEVLTSENPRVALGLSPVPYLKEVTWDGNYQDVYVLDLSDGRRTKIVERLESRPSLSPGGRYAVYYAKGQWHLHDVRSGRTRDLTSALDVPFANEDHDTPAEPRGYGTAGWAADDSAVLIYDKFDIWRFATADGRAVNLTEGAGRRDRTVFRVLRLDSESPGFAKGERLLLSTYHDHEKHYGFASLRADSPGFEVLLEEKKKFQFLLKAKNAERILYTREDYGEFPDLWTAGTDLSDPRRLSDINPQIVEFAWGSAELVEWASLDGRPLQGVLIKPENGEPGRRLPVIVYYYELFSQRLHEFNPVVVNHRPNFPFYASNGYAIFLPDVRYDRGLPGMSAVKCVVPGVQKIIDMGVADPAAIALHGHSWSGYQTAFVVTQTDIFACAVAGAPVSNMTSAYSGIRWESGLARQFQYEKAQSRIGATLWEAPLLYIENSPVFYADRIRTPLLLMFGDVDGAVPWEQGIEMYMAMRRLGKDCIFLQYRGEPHHPQKYANKLDYSIKMKEYFDYYLKGKPAADWIVKGVPYTGK, encoded by the coding sequence ATGAGGAATCTTTGTGGAAACAGGCGCATCGCTGTCACGGCGATCTGTCTCTTGTTATGTGTCGGTTGGGCCGCTGCGGCAACCGAAAAAAAGCCTCTCACATTCGAGGATATGATGCGGTTCCGCAGCATTGTTCGTCCGGCGATCTCCGAAGACGGGGCCTGGGTCGCCTACGCCGCCCAACCCGACAGAGGAGACGGCGAAGCCGTCGTCCGGAATACACGAAATGAAAAAACATTCGTCATTCCCCGGGGAACGAACCCCGTCCTGTCGAAGAACGGCCTTTGGGCGGCCGCGGTCGTCAGTCCGCCCGCAGTCGAAATAGAAAAAGCCGCAAAAGACAGGCCGAAGCCGGGCTTGGCCCTCATCAACCTCACGACCGGCGAAATGTCCGCCTGGGAGAGAGTTGAAGATTTTTCTTTTTCCGACGATTCCCGCTGGATCGGTTTTCGGATTTTTCCGGAAGAGCGGAAAGACAAGCCCGAAGCTTCGGCTCCGGCTGAAAAAGATTCCAAACGCGATTCCGGACGGACACTTGTGCTCCGCCGGCTGGCGGACGGAGAGGAAATCCGCATCGACGACGTCGCGTCGTATTCCTTCGCCCCGGACTCGGGTCGACTGGTTTATGCCGTGGCCAAAACCGGAGGCAAGGACAACGGCCTGATCGCCAGAGACCTGGCCGCCGCGGCCAGCTCGGAAACGAGGCTTCATGCGTCCGACGGGACCGTTTATCGCAACCTGTCCTGGACGCGTGACGGTGCCCGGTTGGCTTTTCTGGCCGGCGCCCAGGATGACGGCGGCCGGATCGAAGCCTGCAATCTATATATCTGGGCGACCGGTGGAGCGTCATCCCCCGAACCTGCGGTGAAGGCCGGACTTCCCAAGGACTGGATTTTCCCCGCCGTGAACGAGATCTCCTGGACGCGGGACGGGAAGCGTCTTTTTGTCGGGCTCAGGCCCGGCGGGAAACCGGAGGACCCGGAAAGACCGGAAGGTGGAAAAAAGGAGGACGGAGAAGCCCTTCTCTTCGATAAGGCGACCATTCTCGAAAAACGGGAGGTCGACGTCTGGCACTGGAACGATCCTCTGATCGTCACCCATCAGAAAAAAATCTGGCCGCGGCTCAAGGATCGGACCTTCCGGGCGGTCTGGCATCTGGAGACACGGCGCCTGGTTCCGCTGGCCGGCGAAGACATGCCGGAGGTTCTGACATCGGAAAACCCGCGCGTTGCACTCGGCCTGTCTCCCGTGCCTTACCTCAAGGAGGTCACATGGGACGGCAACTACCAGGATGTTTATGTCTTGGATTTGTCCGACGGCCGCCGAACGAAAATCGTCGAGAGGCTTGAATCGCGGCCGTCACTGTCTCCCGGCGGACGTTACGCCGTCTATTACGCAAAGGGACAGTGGCATCTCCATGATGTCCGATCAGGCCGCACCCGGGACCTGACCTCCGCATTGGATGTCCCCTTCGCCAATGAGGATCACGATACCCCGGCCGAACCGCGCGGATACGGAACGGCCGGCTGGGCGGCCGACGACTCGGCCGTTCTGATCTACGACAAATTCGACATCTGGCGTTTCGCGACCGCCGACGGGCGGGCCGTGAACCTGACCGAGGGCGCGGGCCGAAGAGATCGGACGGTCTTCCGGGTTTTGCGTCTCGATTCGGAATCCCCCGGATTCGCCAAAGGCGAAAGGCTTCTTCTGTCCACCTATCATGATCACGAAAAGCACTATGGATTTGCCTCCCTGCGCGCCGATTCTCCCGGATTTGAAGTCCTTCTTGAAGAAAAAAAGAAATTCCAGTTCCTGCTGAAAGCGAAAAACGCCGAACGCATTCTCTACACCCGCGAAGACTACGGCGAGTTCCCCGACCTCTGGACGGCTGGAACGGACCTCTCCGATCCGCGCCGACTTTCCGACATCAATCCCCAAATCGTCGAGTTCGCCTGGGGGTCGGCCGAACTCGTGGAGTGGGCGAGCCTTGACGGCCGGCCGCTCCAGGGCGTGCTGATCAAACCCGAAAACGGGGAGCCGGGCCGCCGCCTGCCTGTCATTGTCTATTACTACGAACTGTTCTCTCAGCGCCTTCACGAATTCAATCCCGTGGTCGTCAACCACCGGCCCAACTTCCCCTTCTATGCGAGTAACGGCTATGCCATCTTCCTGCCCGACGTGCGGTACGATCGCGGTCTGCCCGGAATGTCGGCCGTGAAATGCGTCGTCCCCGGAGTCCAGAAAATCATCGACATGGGTGTCGCCGACCCCGCCGCGATCGCCCTCCACGGCCATTCCTGGAGCGGTTATCAAACCGCTTTTGTCGTGACCCAGACCGATATTTTCGCTTGCGCCGTCGCCGGCGCTCCCGTCTCCAACATGACCAGCGCCTACAGCGGAATCCGCTGGGAATCAGGTTTGGCACGCCAGTTCCAGTACGAAAAAGCCCAGAGCCGGATCGGGGCCACGCTCTGGGAGGCGCCTCTTCTGTATATCGAAAATTCGCCGGTGTTCTATGCCGACCGCATCCGGACGCCCCTTCTCCTGATGTTCGGCGATGTCGACGGAGCCGTGCCCTGGGAGCAGGGGATCGAAATGTACATGGCCATGCGCCGGCTGGGGAAAGACTGCATCTTCCTTCAATACAGGGGCGAACCTCACCACCCGCAGAAATACGCCAACAAACTCGACTATTCGATCAAAATGAAGGAGTACTTCGACTACTACCTCAAGGGCAAGCCCGCCGCGGATTGGATCGTCAAGGGGGTCCCCTACACCGGGAAATGA
- a CDS encoding uroporphyrinogen decarboxylase family protein: protein MTKRERVEKTWRLEKADRPPFVPAVYEHKARLIGKSPAEVCRSPELLESALRRELEIYDPDMLAVGVDVYNVEAEALGCTVRTGSDPCGLPAIVEPILRAPSDLDKIGIPDPSSSGRMPMMVDTASRLHADMGHEMIIRGALSGPFSMASALTGHETLLVACLEEPAFTRSLLEFCGRVCVAFGSAFLDRGAGVVIFDSKACPGASSPRIFHDFVLPVYRDLVMPGLRSAGARNIALIIGGDTTSIMSDLPATGATQLLCDAGTNIPAFAAACRKSGLAFRANVDARLVHQGPIEAIRRQTTEVLRTAGTQPGFLLGCGVVAYDCEPDHVLAIRDILEQGVMT, encoded by the coding sequence ATGACCAAACGCGAACGCGTCGAGAAGACCTGGCGGCTCGAAAAAGCCGACCGCCCCCCCTTTGTCCCGGCCGTCTATGAACACAAAGCCCGGCTGATCGGAAAAAGCCCGGCGGAAGTCTGCCGCAGTCCCGAACTGCTCGAATCGGCACTCCGCCGGGAATTAGAAATCTACGACCCGGATATGCTGGCCGTGGGCGTCGATGTCTACAACGTCGAGGCCGAGGCTCTCGGCTGTACCGTCCGGACCGGAAGCGATCCCTGCGGGCTTCCGGCAATTGTCGAACCCATTCTTCGGGCACCGTCCGATCTGGATAAAATCGGAATTCCCGACCCCTCATCCTCGGGGCGAATGCCGATGATGGTGGATACGGCTTCCCGCCTGCATGCCGACATGGGACATGAGATGATCATTCGGGGCGCACTGTCCGGCCCCTTCTCCATGGCCTCCGCCCTGACCGGCCACGAAACCCTGTTGGTGGCCTGCCTCGAAGAACCGGCTTTTACCCGCAGTCTTCTCGAATTCTGCGGCCGCGTCTGCGTCGCTTTTGGAAGCGCGTTCCTGGACCGGGGCGCCGGTGTGGTCATTTTCGACTCCAAGGCCTGCCCCGGAGCTTCTTCTCCCCGTATTTTCCACGACTTCGTTCTCCCCGTCTATCGGGACCTGGTGATGCCGGGCCTTCGATCGGCGGGGGCACGGAATATCGCCCTGATCATCGGCGGCGACACGACCTCCATCATGAGCGATCTTCCGGCCACAGGCGCCACACAACTGCTCTGCGACGCCGGAACGAACATCCCGGCCTTCGCCGCGGCCTGCCGCAAATCCGGCCTCGCCTTCCGGGCCAACGTCGACGCTCGCCTCGTCCACCAGGGTCCCATCGAAGCCATCCGGCGTCAAACGACGGAGGTCCTGCGGACGGCAGGCACTCAGCCGGGATTCCTTTTGGGATGCGGCGTCGTCGCCTACGACTGCGAACCGGATCATGTCCTGGCCATCCGGGACATCCTCGAGCAAGGAGTTATGACATGA
- a CDS encoding zinc metalloprotease HtpX, which produces MPVRPADFYEIQRRQKGRSLLVFLVLVVFYSFAVGFIALAFIWGLGLFLVSDPWMTGRFPTLFPAAVLTTAVVIAWIHFHDARKNGAAFIFKRLQASPAELSDIYHRRFANSVEEIRIAAGLPRVIPYVIPCFAINSMALVGSDGVPCVAVTEGLLADCTRDELQAVAAHELAHVARGDTFYLTLVCSLANAFEKLRGALEPEKHEPGHKGRGGSPGRAGPVLAYLAVSLSALIMHLLSTLVSRERELLADADAVELCRNPAALARAIARAHVKNSFVGNFSLSYTPLFIVPPDSREIRLSRLSRAFNSHPPLMARIQPLAAMARKTPDDIFKEIREIHSQRESARNVISATLPEPPAEQGEWMIQNDSGVWEGPFEIADLLTRPDFSFFSHLKNIREGLEAKAREFPQIRIAQRLKSKKRGRSTRPKGLCPRCRTLLHEIFYEGVRIQACRDCRGRLVPISAMDRLIARREAAFTEDQKIKAAVFEREVVNNPRLRRKNRVEEGLECPGCGHIMLSRPYSYQDILPVDKCLSCHRIWFDADELEILQILIEDRTSREYHPTNHL; this is translated from the coding sequence ATGCCCGTCCGCCCGGCCGACTTCTACGAGATCCAGCGCAGGCAAAAAGGCCGAAGTCTGCTCGTTTTTCTGGTTCTGGTCGTTTTCTACAGTTTCGCCGTGGGGTTCATCGCTCTGGCCTTCATTTGGGGCCTCGGCCTGTTTCTGGTTTCCGATCCCTGGATGACCGGCCGATTCCCGACGCTTTTCCCCGCCGCCGTCCTCACGACCGCCGTTGTCATCGCCTGGATCCACTTCCATGACGCCCGGAAAAACGGAGCCGCCTTCATTTTCAAGCGTCTTCAGGCTTCACCGGCCGAACTTTCCGACATTTACCACCGGAGGTTTGCCAACTCCGTCGAAGAGATCCGGATCGCCGCCGGTCTTCCCCGGGTCATTCCCTACGTCATCCCCTGCTTCGCCATCAATTCCATGGCTCTGGTCGGATCGGACGGTGTCCCTTGCGTGGCCGTGACGGAAGGCCTTCTGGCCGACTGCACCCGGGATGAACTCCAGGCCGTCGCCGCCCACGAACTGGCCCATGTCGCCCGCGGCGATACCTTTTATCTGACACTTGTCTGCTCGCTGGCCAACGCCTTCGAAAAGCTCCGCGGCGCGCTCGAACCCGAAAAACATGAACCCGGACATAAAGGACGGGGGGGATCTCCGGGCAGGGCCGGGCCGGTTCTCGCCTACCTGGCCGTTTCGCTGTCGGCCCTGATCATGCATCTCCTGAGCACCCTCGTCAGCCGGGAGCGGGAACTCCTGGCCGACGCCGATGCCGTTGAACTCTGCCGCAATCCCGCCGCGCTGGCCCGGGCCATCGCCCGGGCCCACGTCAAAAATTCCTTTGTCGGGAATTTCAGCCTCTCCTACACGCCCCTGTTCATCGTCCCGCCCGATTCCCGGGAAATCCGGCTGAGTCGACTCAGCCGGGCTTTCAACTCCCACCCGCCCCTGATGGCCAGAATCCAACCGTTGGCGGCCATGGCCCGCAAGACCCCGGACGACATTTTCAAGGAAATCCGGGAGATTCACTCCCAACGCGAGTCGGCACGAAACGTCATCTCCGCCACTCTGCCGGAACCGCCTGCGGAACAGGGAGAATGGATGATCCAAAACGATTCGGGTGTCTGGGAAGGTCCGTTCGAGATCGCGGATCTGTTGACTCGGCCGGATTTCTCGTTTTTTTCCCACCTGAAAAACATCCGGGAAGGTCTGGAGGCCAAGGCCCGGGAATTCCCCCAGATCCGGATCGCTCAACGGCTGAAATCCAAAAAACGAGGCCGATCAACCCGGCCCAAAGGTTTATGCCCTCGATGCCGAACGCTTCTCCATGAAATTTTCTATGAAGGGGTACGGATTCAGGCCTGCCGGGACTGCCGGGGCCGCCTCGTTCCCATATCGGCCATGGACCGCCTGATCGCCCGCCGGGAAGCGGCTTTTACAGAGGACCAGAAAATCAAGGCCGCCGTGTTTGAACGCGAGGTCGTCAACAATCCCCGTCTGCGGCGGAAAAACCGCGTCGAGGAAGGTCTGGAATGCCCGGGGTGCGGGCATATCATGCTCTCCCGCCCTTACAGTTACCAGGACATTCTCCCCGTCGACAAATGTCTGTCCTGCCACAGAATCTGGTTCGATGCCGATGAACTTGAAATCCTTCAAATCTTGATTGAAGACCGGACATCCCGTGAATATCATCCCACGAATCACCTCTAG
- a CDS encoding LysE family transporter produces the protein MFILIGLLVGFVAAIPLGPINAFVLSQTLKRGSSHGLLAGMTAAVLDFVYCLAILAGFFHIKFNLSPALPYLKVVAAGLLFAIGLRLFIQSRTFTLSTGPQKPWAATARPAVGALLLYVSNPSLYFFWFAVAGTMTAHGLVRQGLGWAALFSLACGIGSTLWYLMIVKYISNHKHKIKQDTIRKLFVVLALFLAGFALFTIGTLFF, from the coding sequence ATGTTCATTCTCATCGGACTGTTGGTCGGCTTCGTCGCCGCCATTCCCCTGGGGCCGATCAACGCCTTCGTTCTTTCCCAAACCCTCAAACGCGGTTCCTCTCACGGATTGCTGGCCGGGATGACGGCCGCCGTCCTCGATTTCGTCTATTGCCTGGCCATTCTGGCCGGGTTTTTCCATATCAAGTTCAATCTTTCGCCCGCCCTCCCCTATCTGAAAGTCGTCGCCGCCGGCCTTCTTTTCGCCATCGGACTCAGGCTGTTCATCCAATCCCGGACGTTTACGCTGTCAACCGGCCCCCAGAAACCGTGGGCGGCCACAGCGCGACCGGCTGTCGGAGCGCTGCTGCTCTATGTTTCTAACCCCTCTCTGTATTTCTTCTGGTTCGCCGTGGCCGGGACCATGACCGCCCATGGTCTGGTTCGCCAGGGTCTGGGTTGGGCGGCGCTGTTTTCCCTCGCCTGCGGCATCGGGTCAACCCTCTGGTATCTTATGATCGTCAAGTATATTTCCAATCACAAGCACAAGATCAAGCAGGACACGATCCGGAAACTCTTCGTCGTTTTGGCCCTATTCCTGGCCGGTTTCGCCCTGTTCACAATCGGGACCCTGTTTTTCTAA